The sequence below is a genomic window from Deltaproteobacteria bacterium.
AAAATTTCACGTAAACGTTCGATCTCCTCGTCCCAGAGGAGATGGAAGTATTGCGGTCGTTGCATCGCAACAGGAATCGTGGTCATAGTTTGTTAGTACCTGACCTCACGTAAGATGCCAAGGGAGATGGGCTCTTCCTCTCCTCTACGATCCTTCTTCTGGTGGAGAAATATAGACAAACTGTCGACTCGGTTCAGGCTCGCTGGTTAACTGTCAGGTCTCATAACATCGCGCACTAAGAATTCGTCGAATTTCTTGGATTTTTGCACAAAAATGAGTACGCGATGTCATGAGACTCGACAGTTAACGACCACCCAAGTTTGAGACCGAGAATAAACCACCCGAGCGCCAGCGTGCCAAGGGCAAAGATCGTATCGCCGATTACGCGTAACCATCGCAACGTGCTCATGGTGTCAGTTTGCAGAAATTCCGCGGAACGTGCGTACCACAAACCATGTTCAACACTGGCCCAGGTTTGCAGTAACCCTATGGGCAAAAGACTCAACAATGCCATCAGTAACAACCCACTGTTCATTGCCCAAAAGGCAAACGTCAGCGCACCCGTTTTCCACACACGTTGTTCCGTCAATCCGCGCAGACAAAACAGCATCAGCCCTATCCCAAGCATGCCATAGACGCCAAACAGTGCGGTATGGCCATGCAGTGGTGTCGTGTTTAATCCTTGCATGTAATAGAGTGCAATCGGTGGGTTGATGAGAAAGCCAAACAGCCCAGCGCCGACAAGATTCCAGAATCCCACTGCCACAAAGAAATAGATCGGCCATTTGTATGCCGCAGCCCACGGCTGGCGGCGACTCAAAGTCAGATTGCCGTAGGCTTCATACCCGATAAGCACCAACGGCACGACTTCAAGTGCACTAAACGTTGCTCCGAGTGCGAGAATAGCCGTCAGAGTACCAGTGAAGTATAGATGGTGAAAGGTGCCAATGATGCCACCGGTGAGATAAATTGTCGTGGAGAACAAGACTGCACGGGTCGCGGTCACCGTCGGCAACAACCCCAGACGACTGAAGAGAAAGGCAATGACCACAGTCGCGAATACTTCGAAGAACCCTTCGACCCACAGGTGCACCACCCACCAGCGCCAATATTCGACCACTGCCAGGTTGGTGTGTCGTCCCCCACATAATGCCCGCCGCGTAAAAGAGTGGGATCGCTACCGAAGCGATAAAGAAGACTATCAGAAGATCTCGTTCTTGATCAGCCTTCTGTAATGCGCGGCGCATGGGCCGATCCATCAGTATCAGCCACACAATGAGTCCAACTAAGAGAAAAAGCTGCCAGAAGCGTCCCAAGTCAACGTACTCATAGCCCTGGTGGCCGAACCAGAAGTTAGTGGCAAGGTCGAGCCGCTGCTGCACGCCGAGCCATTGGCCAGTCAAAGATCCCACGACAATAATCAGCAGGCAAACAAACACGAAGTTTACTCCCAGTCGCTGATACGGTGGCTCATAGCCAGAGACCGCAGGCGCGACAAAAAACCCAGTTGCCAGCCATGCAGTCGCGATCCAAAAGATGCCAAGCTGGACATGCCACGTCCGTGTCACCGCATAGGGCAACCACTGCGCCAGCGGAATGCCATAGAATCCACTGCCTTCGACACCATAGTGTGCTGTTACCGCACCCAGCAGCACTTGGACAACAAGCAACGCAGCGACGACCCAGAAGTATTTTACCGTCGCTTGCATCGATGGTGTCGGGGTCAGCCCACGGAGAGGGTCGTCCTCAGGAACGGTATGAGCATTGTCATCTGCGGTGTGGTTCTTGACAGCGAAGTACCACGTCAGCGCACCAATGCCTGCGAGGAGCAACACAAAGCTGATGACTGACCAGACAATGATTGCCCCGGTTGGGACATTGTCGATCAGCGCTTCTGGCGGCCAGTTGTTCGTGTAGGAAATCGTCGCCCCAGGTCGATTGGTTGCACAAGCCCAGGCCGTCCAGAAAAAGAAGGCATTGAGCAAACGCTGACGTTCTGGGTCTTTAATCGCGTTCTCCGCCAATGCATAGGCATCTCGCAACGCTGCCAGTTCCGGGGTATTGCCGAACAGCGCAGTGTAGTGTGTACCAACCGCACTAATTGCTTCAGCGCGGACAGGTGAGACCAGCAGATCTCCTGTTTCTGCCTGGTAGGTGTTGGTTCGGAGCTCACGTTTGAGCTTCACCCGCAGTGCGGCTTGCGTCTCTTCGTTGAGTTCAGCATACGACACCTGGTGTTGCTCGCGCGCCCACTGGTTGAGAAGCCAGACTGCTTCTCGATGTAACCAATCAGCCGACCAGTCCGGAGCGACATACGCCCCATGCCCCCAGATACTGCCAACCTCCTGACCTCCGAGTGACTGCCAAACATTCTGCCCATTGCGAATATCATCGCCGGTAAACAATATCGTTCCCGACGGAGTAATCACACGTTGCGGGACAGGTGGCGCTTGCCGATAAATCTCACGGCCGAAATAACCGAGCACTGCGAAAGCGGAAACGACAACAATGCCGAGCGTTCCCCACAACTTCGTATGACGCATCCCTCTCTCCTTCCGTATTTTCCTGAAAGAGCGAGAAACATGCCACCACTTCATATCCAGTAGGGTAAGGATTCAGTGTGAATTGGTTTGTAGGGGCACCCCTGTGTGGGAGCTTTTTTCCTTGGCGGCCACATAGAACCGCCCCTACGAAGACACATCCACGTGTCGAACTGAACCACTGCCCCTAGTAGTCAGTCCATTTAATTTTGAGGGATAGGGGTTTCGTCATGCCCGCGCAGGCGGGCATCCAGGGAAATTCAGCAGTGGCCTGTAGTTAAGCCTCCTGGATTCCCGCATGCGCGGGAATGACGTCCCTTGAGTTATCCATCAAACTTTCTGGACTATCTACTAGTACCGTGTCTCGCCAGTTCATTAGCGGTGAAATCGTAGGGCGCGTGGTACGCGCCAGTTCAGTTGGTGCGCTTCGCACGCCCTACAACTGCTCATGAAGTTATGAGACACGATACGAGTAGACCTGTGAGTCTACGCTGCCGATTCGCAGAAATAGGAATCAGAGCAGCGGGGTTTCGCAAGAATGAGAAACCGTAGCGAGCAATCGGATCGCAGAACACTCGTACACGTGACGCTCAGACCTCTCGCTCCTGTCATTCTGAGCGGAGAGAAGAATCTCCCGGAGAGACCCTGCGTTGTACTCAGGGTGACACTACTGTTGGACCAATCTGCTGTGGTTTAGTTTGGAACCTGTAACGCCCACAGCGCACGCTACCCACACTGAGTCCACGCCATATATCGTCGCGGCATACTTTCTGCTTATCTAGAAGAGCGAGGAGGAAGGTAGCATGAAGAGCGTAGGGGATATTATGACTCGTGAGGTCGTCACGCTCGCACGTAACGACTCCTTACTGGTGGCAAAGGACATTCTCCAACAGGGTCGGATTCGCCATTTCGCTGTGGTTGACAATGGCATAGTTGTCGGGGTTGTCAGTCAGCGAGATTTATACAAAGCCTCGCTCGGATCGGTCCTCAAATACGGCGAAAAAGCGCAACAGGCCTTTCTGTCTGGCATTTCCATCAAAGAGGTCATGAGTGATCCACCAGTCACGATTACACCACATGTGACAGTGCAGGAGGCGGCACGCTTGATGATGGAACGGAAAATCGGCTGTCTTCCCGTCCTTGAGGGACCAAAGCTTGTCGGTATTGTGACTGAGAGTGACATGCTCAAGCTGGTTCTGGAAATGGCGGAGTAACGACTGAATCGACCTGAGGTGGACACCGCGAGACTGTCACCCTAAGTGCAACGCAGGGTCTCGCACCGAGATTCTTCACGACGTAGGCCGAGATAAAGCCAGAGGTCGTTCCCGGCAACTCATGCCGGGAACGCTTCGCTTATGCCGGCCTCCCTGCCGTTTCTCTTCAAGCAAAGGCAAACTGACATACACTGGACGAAAATATTCCCCTCCACGTGAGACGTCTGGTGTCCTTTCTTCTCCCAGTAAAATTGCTAATCTGGGCGCTCGCACACTCACATAAGGAGATTCGCATGCAATCCGAGACCCAATCGGCTGCACCAGTAAGCCTCCTCCCCGCAGCGCATTATCGTATCGTCGTTGTTGGCGGCGGAACCGCCGGGATCACCATCGCGGCACGGCTTGCCCACAAAGTTCCACCATCAGAAATCGCCATCATCGAACCGTCCGATAAGCATTACTATCAGCCCCTGTGGACGCTGGTTGGTGGCGGCGTTTTCCCCAAGCAACAAAGCGAACACGACGAGCGAGCCCTCATTCCGCCCGGTACCACATGGTTGCGCGACGCGGTCACCGAATTCTCTCCAGATACGAACACGATACTCACGCGTGAAGGCAAACGGGTGCACTATGATTCTCTGATCGTCGCCCCTGGTCTGCAGTTGGATTGGGATAAAGTCAAAGGGCTAAAGGAAAGTTTGGGTCGTGATGGTGTGTGTAGTAACTACTCCTACGACACAGTCGATAAGACGTGGGAATTTATTCGCGCCTGCAGAAGCGGCAACGCCATTTTCACGCAACCGAGCCCGCCAATTAAATGCGCCGGAGCGCCGCAAAAGATCATGTATCTGGCCGATGATACATTTCGCAAAAACGGCGTCCGCCAACAGACGAACGTTATTTTTACTTCGGCGGCGGCGGCAATTTTTGCCGTCAAGAAATATGCCCAAGCCCTCGACACCATCGTTGCGCGCAGACAAATCGATGCTCGATTCCAACACAACTTGGTTGAGGTTCGCTCAGCCAGCAAAGAAGCCGTCTTTCAACGACTCGATACCAAAGAAGAAGTGGTTTTACCGTACAACCTCTTGCACGTGACTCCACCCATGAGTGCCCCGGATTTCATCAAACGTAGCCCACTGGCAAACGAAACTGGCTGGGTCGATGTCGACAAGCAAACGCTTCAACATGTCCGTTATCCCAATATCTTCAGTCTTGGCGATGCGAGTAGCCTGCCGACCTCAAAAACTGGTGCGGCGATTCGCAAACAAGCCCCAATTCTGGTGCAGAATCTGTTAGCCGCTCGACAGGGAAAGTCACTCACAGCGCGCTACGATGGGTATACATCCTGTCCACTTGTTACCGGCTATGGGAAACTGATCCTGGCCGAATTCGACTACGATCTCAAACCTCAGGAAA
It includes:
- a CDS encoding NAD(P)/FAD-dependent oxidoreductase — encoded protein: MQSETQSAAPVSLLPAAHYRIVVVGGGTAGITIAARLAHKVPPSEIAIIEPSDKHYYQPLWTLVGGGVFPKQQSEHDERALIPPGTTWLRDAVTEFSPDTNTILTREGKRVHYDSLIVAPGLQLDWDKVKGLKESLGRDGVCSNYSYDTVDKTWEFIRACRSGNAIFTQPSPPIKCAGAPQKIMYLADDTFRKNGVRQQTNVIFTSAAAAIFAVKKYAQALDTIVARRQIDARFQHNLVEVRSASKEAVFQRLDTKEEVVLPYNLLHVTPPMSAPDFIKRSPLANETGWVDVDKQTLQHVRYPNIFSLGDASSLPTSKTGAAIRKQAPILVQNLLAARQGKSLTARYDGYTSCPLVTGYGKLILAEFDYDLKPQETFPFDQGQERYSMYLLKAYGLPALYWHGMVKGRA
- a CDS encoding CBS domain-containing protein — protein: MKSVGDIMTREVVTLARNDSLLVAKDILQQGRIRHFAVVDNGIVVGVVSQRDLYKASLGSVLKYGEKAQQAFLSGISIKEVMSDPPVTITPHVTVQEAARLMMERKIGCLPVLEGPKLVGIVTESDMLKLVLEMAE